The Salmo salar chromosome ssa02, Ssal_v3.1, whole genome shotgun sequence genome segment CATATTCTTAGGCTGTTCAGCAGGTGTCCTAGCAAAAGAAGAACAAGGTAAGACTTTGGTTTTGGTGTTTGGAAAAGGGATGCattatgttgactccaatgcttcccacagttatgtcaagttgtctggatggcctttgagtggtggaccattctttattcactgttgagtgtgaaaaacccagcagtgttgcagttcttgacactcaaactggtgtgcctggcacctactaccataccctgttcaaaggcacttaaatcttttctcttacccattcaccctctgaatggcagatatacagaatccatgtctcaattgtctcaaggcttcaaaatcattctttaacccgtctcctctccttcattgacactaattgaagtggatttaacaggtgacatcaataagggatcatagcttccagctggattcacctggtcagtctgtcaggtTTTGTACACAGGTTTTGTACACATTTTTCTTTAAATCTTGATTTGTGTGACGTCTCTATTGCACCTCTGTGACTGCAATATTGAAATCGCACAAATATTTATGTTCTCTTTTCAGGTGCAGTGTAAGTAGTACACTTCAAGGGGACATAATAGTCTTTATATCTAAAAGGGTTCTCAATATTatgcatcttttttttttaatcgttGCAGCATCCATTTTTGAGTactgtgacagacagcagaccgTTGAGGGAGCTGATCGCTGAAGCAAAGGCTGAGGTTTACGAGGAGATTGAGGATcacaaggaggaagaggaggaggaggatggagagacacAACGGGTATGTCACACCACAGACAGCTCAGTTAGAAAAAGAACCAGATGAGTGTGAAACGCTATAGATGGACAGTGTGTATTCATCTGTGGTCTTCATCCTTCATTATAAAGAACAGGCTACAGTCTGTACTGACTTGACAAAAATAAGGACAGTGATTGACTATTGGTTAGAAGGATATATTTACAATCTTCTATTATTTGAATGCTAATCTAGACATTATCTGTTTATTATCTGATTATTTTTAACCTACATTTTGATTTTCATCACGTCTTCTTCAGGGTCACAAACGTGCACCGTCCGATGCCAGTGTTGCCAGCTCGGAGGATGAGAAACTCCCTCAGTCTCCCTCAGCCTCCATCTTGGAGTCTTTACCGGAGAAGGCTGAACCGGTTATCACAACACCACAGATTGTTGAAAAGATCCCTGAACCAAGTGTTGTCAAGCCAGAGGAGAACCTGGTTGTGGACACTAGCTTCGTCGAGGAGCCTGCTGTCCCTGCAGAAGTGGAGAAAATGGATGAGACCCTTGGTGTTCCAATAAATGGAGAGACAACAGAAGCCAGTGAGAAACCAGTAGAggtgaaggaagaggaggagaaggttcCAGAAACAACAGAGGTTTCCCCAACAGAACCCAGTGAGATAGCTTCTTCAGAACCAGCTGAGAAACCAGCAGAGCCCCAACCAGAAGGAACCGTTTCCAATGCTGAAGTCACCATAGCCGACAAGGAGATGGAACAACTGGCCATATCCAATCAAGATGAAAAGGAAGTGGACACAGCTGAGGTCCAGACGAATGAGATCACCGCAGAAGGGTCAGAGGCCAAGGAAGAGCAAACGGAAGACAAGATGGAAGTTGAGGAGGAACCAGCCAACGGGAAGCCTAGCCGGGAAGCAAAGGTTACCGTGACAACCCCAGAGGAGACTAAGGTGGACGACAAACTCACACCTTCATCTTCAGCGGTCtggaaagaggaggaaggagagaaagagagagtggagtaTAAGCCAACTGTGGAGACAGGAACTCCAGTGAAGTCTAAggatgagaaggagagggatTCGGACTCTGGGAGTAGTTCTGCTGCAGATAACGGCAGTATAGACATGAACCTGTCCATCTCCAGCTTCCTGACCAAAACCAAGGAGCCAGGAACCCTCTCCATACAGGTACGGCATCACAGTACACTCTCTTTAGAGAATGTCTTTGATCAAATCCATTGGTAATAGCTAAGTAATCCAATAGTAACCCTCATGAATACACCATTATAAATGCTTCATACATTATTATCGGTGTTATAAATGCTTATGAATTGTAATGTTTATTATGACCGCTTTATCTCATAAAGTAGTCCAACTACAGTGTATTGATGGTATATTTATTGCCACCATTTTGTTTTTCAGGACACCAAGCGCCAGAAGAAGACACTGAAGAAGACCCGTAGGTTCGTGGTGGATGGAGTCGAGGTTAGCGTGACGACGTCGAAGATCGTCACCGACAATGACACCAAGAACGAGGAGATGAGGTTCCTCAGGTAAAGATTTGTTTGCAGGAATTAGCATTTTGAGCATTATGCATTGAAATATATGCATATATGCCAATACTATGCAAGGATATAATCCATCTCTCCTGCAGTATAAGCTCAAGCTTAGCCTCtaactgaactgaatgaactAGCAAATGTAGGTATTTTAGTATATTGAGTGtgcaaaacattagaaacaccttcctaatattgagttgcacccccttttgccctcagttCATTTGCATATCAAAGTGCTACTGAGTCGTACGCATAGAGATATCTTGTTATATAACGTTTTCATTGGTCTCTTGAGAGACCCTTCTCCATTGCTTTGGGTTGGTTAATCTCCTTTTGGAGAAAAAGATGATCCTCTCTCATGTTtttttcctcctccccctcctctcccaggcgTCAGGAGCTGAGGGAGCTGCGTCTCCTGCAAAAAGAGGAACAGAGGGCCCAGCAGCAGCTCAGCAATAAACTGCAGCAGCAGAAAGAACAGATATTCCGCCGCTTCGAACAGGAGACGACCGTGAGTCACTATCCATTTTGTCAAAGCCTCAATGGGAGGTGCTTTGAGACCTATAGAAAGATACCGTGTAGTACTGTAATTGCATGTAGTGCAGTAGTACTTTAATTGCCTATTCGTGACCCTGGCCCCAGTCATACTGTGTCCAACCTAGCACAGTGACAGAAGATTGCCTACTGGTGTGATCACAACCAATCCTGAAGGAGCATGCTAAACCACACTTGACTGTGAAACAGTAAGCTGAATTAACCCAGTAAAACCAGTTCGTCTCTGCCTAGTATTACAGAGGTATGCCCCGTCCATACCACACCACAGCTTCCATGTGCCTTTTGCTCCTGTTACATCATTACTTATTTCTGGACTAGGTAAATCCTTCTGTATGTCAGTCAAACTACCACTCACAGTTTAGACAGAGACTGAATCCACTAGCCAGCTAGTAAATCCAAGGCAAACTGGATGCCGTTGAAATGCCATGGCTTTCTGTAATATGCCAGTCATTCATTGATGACCAGTGTTGGGATACTAGTTCTATTTCTAGTGAAAGGGACGAACTGACACCGAATCAAAATGACATCCTCATTCTACAGAGTAAGAAGCGCCATTACGACCAGGAAGTGGAGAACCTGGAGAGACAGCAGAAGCAGACCATCGAGAGGCTGGAGCAGGAGCACACCAACCGGCTGAGGGACGAGGCCAAGCGCATCAAGGCCGAGCAGGACAAGGAGCTGTCCAAGTTCCAGAACATGCTCAAGAACCGCAAGAAAGAGGTAAGGAAGTAGAGggcagtgtgtgttagtgttgcacggtatacccAAACTTCAGGACTTTTTCTatactagaacatgaaaaacGGTTCAGTGCTAGAATTTTTGGTACTTTCGGTTCTTCTGTCAAATGTATCTCACGTCGTTTACTGATTGAGAGAGGATAAAGTCTATCAGCACAGCCAATGTCCACTTATAGCGCGAGAGCACCGTGCCTGCTTCACTTACCCATTGCTAGCTGTAGcctgtcctgaggaaccactgctcacactgggagtctgggctgcatcgtgTTAGCTCCCCTCTCATACTGGCTCTAGTCTGTCCTGaagaaccactgggagtctgggctgcatcgtgTTAGCTCCCCTCTCATACTGGCTCTAGTCTGTCCTGaagaaccactgggagtctgggctgcatcgtgTTAGCTCCCCTCTCATACTGGCTCTAGTCTGTCCTGaagaaccactgggagtctgggctgcatcgtgttagctccccactcatactggctctagtctgtcctgaagaaccactgggagtctgggctgcatcgtgTTAGCTCCCCTCTCATACTGGCTCTAGTCTGTCCTGaagaaccactgggagtctgggctgcatcgtgttagctccccactcatgctgcacagaagttaacacacttgaataatgcaacacaGCACGTAGAAATTGTGCAACTGTTAATTACTGTCCGCAAAACAATGTTCATTACAGGCTAGAACAATGTAATAAGATAACTTTTTAGCTTCCAGCTTTGtaggctaactttccttgctagcttacagCTGAAGCTAACATAAATTCTCTACCCTAGTACTTTGTTTGTGATAATAATGCAAACCATAATGGAAaatatgctgatttcaaagctgacTGTCACCAATAACCATACAGTCATTCCCAAAAACGTTATTCATTCACTTGGTCTCCCTCGCCTcaggtctctcctgtctctgtcactgTGTTTGAATGACATCATTAAGAGTTAGACACAGCGCACACTTTTATAAAAGAAGATATTACTTCTGCTATGcaaatgttgttgttcagtacaaTAAAACAAGGCCACAAATGGAAGGGAAATGGATTGTTTTTAATCTGTTACCAcattaaatcagccaagacaagcCTGCACACACTCCCAGGGCCTGATTAATGCAGGTGCTTACAGAGGCTGAATCCTCGGAGCCCAAGCACATAAGGGGCCCAAAAGGCAGagccatttaaaaaatatatatatgggggGGGGCGGCTATGATGTCTTAATCCGGCCCTGctcctattgaatatgcattcatctgtattgtgaatagacctaggctacatcttgatttacccagtttatcagtagagatttaccattcaaataaatgagTCCCATTATGTTATGTATTTAGATTAGTAAAAACTAAGTCAAATTGTATAATTGATTCATTAACACGTACATGGCTAtctggatcaagtgccattctgtACATTTGGCCGATGCGCCTTTTTAAGCCGTGGTATCGTTTTTGATATtgagtatcgtgatggtatcaAGTACCATGATACTAATCCTGGTATCGTTATCAAAGTCACATTTTTGGTGTCATGACAACActagtgtgtgtggtatgtgaaCGTTGTAACTGATACTGTAAaggtctggctgtgtgtgtgcttgcggtGTACAGTACATTTGTGGAAGATAAACATGCTGATGCGTCTTAGATTAGGCTAAGCAGCGATTGGACTCTCATTGGCTGTCTGCGATTTGCAGGATTGTTTTCACTACAATGTCTTGCTGTTacgtttgacattttagtcatttagcagactctcttatccagagcaacttagtcACCTTAAGATAGATTGGTGAGAATATCACCGTTGTCACCACATATCACCGTTGTCGCAAGTACTTTTTTCCTCAGTAAagaagctatcagcaaagtcagtgctggtAGGAAAAGACGACAAGCAATAGTTgtcttttcaacaacaacaacatttatTGAAAGACAGAAATATACTAAGCTACTCTTGCAGAGATTAGTTGTTTTCCCAGGCTATCGATGAGCTCTGTTGAACTGGATCACTAAGAGTGGTTTTAATATGCATGATGTACTGTTGAACTGGATCACTAAGAGTGGTTTTAATATGCATGATGTACTGTTGAACTGGATCACTAAAAGTGGTTTTAATATGCATGATGTACTGTTGAACTGGATCACTAAAAGAGGTTTTAATATGCATGATGTACTGTTGAACTGGATCACTAAAAGTGGTTTTAATATGCATGATGTACTGTTGAACTGGATCACTAAGAGTGGTTTTAATATACATGTTGAACTGGATCACTAAGAGTGGTTTTAATATACATGTTGAACTGGATCACTAAGAGTGGTTTTAATATACATGTTGAACTGGATCTCTAAGAGTGGTTTTAATATACATGTTGAACTGGATCACTAAGAGTGGTTTTAATATACATGTTGAACTGGATCACTAAGAGTGGTTTTAAAATACATGTTGAACTGGATCACTAAGAGTGGTTTTAAAATGCATGATGTACTGTTGAACTGGATCACTAAAAGTGGTTTTAATATGCATGATGTACTGTTGAACTGGATCACTAAAGTGGTTTTAATATACATGTTGAACTGGATCACTAAGAGTGGTTTTAAAATGCATGATGTACTGTTGAACTGGATCACTAAAGTGGTTTTAATATGCATGATGTACTGTTGAACTGGATCACTAAAAGTGGTTTTAATATGCATGATGTACTGTTGAACTGGATCACTAAAAGAGGTTTTAATATGCATGTATTGGTGACATCATGCCACAAGAAATTCTAATAACTAGTCTTATTTTCAATATCTTACGTTTCACAGGGTAGTTTAGCCCAGCTGACAAAGATGATATATTCTCAATCTTGTTTGGAAGGGTTTCCCTTGTTTAGCATTGACAGTCATGTGAATGTTTAGATGTTTATCCATGTGCACCCCAGTTCGTCCTCAGTATTAATCCCATTGTGTGCCATCGTAAGAGGATAGCCCAATCAGCATGACAATCCCATGGCTATTTATAGCAGCTAGCGTTTTACTGACACACCTGTGGTTACAGTAGATCTCTCTCATAGGGTTTATATAACCTGTGTCTAAATCAGTCTGAAACGGTCACTTCTCGtcacctgatcccagatctgtagcCTATGCGCTGTATCCAAATGATTCTGACTACGCTATAGTCCGAGATGTTGGCTTATGCCACGCATACATACAAATCTGGCATCAGGCTACTTCTCATAGACTTTGGCTAATGAGTTGAAACACAAATCCATATCAAAGCcttgttgttgtgtctgtgttgTTTCTGCTGTCACTGTCGTGTGTTTGTTGGTGGGCTGCTTCATGCCATAGTTCAAACAGGAAATGCGACTCGCGCCCAGGCACAAGAGAAACGCTATCGTGAAACGGGAAAAAAAGGATATAATCACGACTCCACGTGAAGAGGTAGTTTGTTGTGGAAAACGTCTGGTGTGGCTTTCCTACTTGGACTGTCCCTTCAATGTCAGTCTGCAATTCTTCTGTTGACTGCTTTCAAGATCACTGTCATTTAGCCCCTTTGGGAATTTTTGGGCTAATCATTTTTTTCCAAAACTTGTCTTTTGTGTGGTTTGTTTTTGGTTAAAAATAGAGTTTGTGTATGTATTATTCTACAGTAGATCATTTTAATTCAAAACTAATCAAGTAGGCTTACAGTATCTTCCAGCACAAGTTACAGTATAGTCCAACACTATTGATGTGTTTTCTAACAATCCACCCACCTGTGAATCACTGTGGAACACATTGCCTGTATATTACGGGGGTGTAACAGTGTGTCAGTGTAATGGTTAACTTAGCCAGCAATGTTTATGGATGAGTGGCTGATGATTAGTAGAGTGTTATCTGTTCTGGTCTACCCTGAGTGCCAGTCTGCTTGTGCACTATTGCCAACTCCTTTTCCCTTACGGTCATGCATGATAAGGAGTGTTGGCAGTAATGCAACAAACAGACTGGTGTTCAGGCTACATGTTATGAGTTAGTAGAGTACAGGTCTAATCTGTTGTGATCTACAGGGAGTGGTCCAGGGCATGATTCAATCTTTTCAGTTGTCCTCCTGCACTCTCTTCAACGCCCCCATGCAGGATGTAAGTTGTAAGATTCCCCCCCTTGGTTTGAAATGTGTCCTCTTCTTGCTCTCTCACATGGCAGTAGATTCACTCACTGACTTTGAGATGGCAGGGTTTatattggtgcgtgtgtgtgagtggaaTGCTTTGTGGGTGTTCTCCTTTCCTTAAAACCTGGACTGATCAATATGTGGAGGGCTGGTTTAAAGGGAATGCAGCCGTATTCTATTTTGGGATTTGGCCGACACGTTTCTATAGAGGAAATGTCATCAACCCTGAACATAGCATTTCAATCAACCTGGAACTTAGCAATGGAAAAACAACATTCACAGAGCATTGCCCATAAACGAATCAAGTCCACCAGTCGACATCCGGTGCTCTATGTTTTCGATGACCCGGCACGTCTAGTCTTCGTCCTGTCGCCACATTGTTGCCAGCTTCCACAGTGTGGTCCATTAACTCAAGCCATACTTATCCCCAGGTAAAccatttaaacatttttttttttaaatgtttatggaAACACATAGCCCAGACCCCATACAGTAGGGTTGGTCAGATTACGCGTCTGTCCTgatgggaggggggaggggaggggggggggggtaacatCAACAAGCTAGACCTGTCTGCCAGCCTCGATACTCTAAGGTGACTCTCTCTCGTGCTGTTGGAGTCGACTGGGGGAACTAGAGCAGTTGAGGTGAGGTGAAGACAGCCATTCCAAATTGACGGACAGACGCGTGTTGTTTGGCATCGTCAGCCTGTGGTTTTTGTTTGCCGTGCTATTACGGTTGGTTTGAACCTCTCTTCTGTTCATCTCTTAAACTGTACCGACACAGTTCTCTCCTGGTGTTTCTTAATTTACTCAAGTGACATTGTAGGCCTGGTTTTAGGGGTGTATTGGCAATCTGAGTAAGTGTAACAACTTATCTTCTAACTAAGAAATGACACTGTGTTCTGTGACTCCTGGTGTGTTTTGGTTCGGTGAATTTGGTCTCAGTTGGCCTGCTAATGGCCTTGTCATTTGACTAatatcactctctttctctctcttcttctgtctggATCACAGTGTATAGCAGAGGTACTCAACTTCTACCCTaagaggtccggagcctgctggttttctgttttacTTGATAATGAATTGCaaacacctggtgtcccaggtctaaatcagtccccgattagaggggaacaatgaaaaaatgcagtggaactggcttggaGGTCCAGAGTGTAGTCTGAGGGGCATATAGAGATTCTTTACTTATCCAGCTGtctttccctcttcctcctcaggagcAGGAGTTCCTGCAGAAACAGCAGCAGGAGCTGGACTGTGCCCTGAAGAAGATCATCCAGCAACACAAACACGAGCTGGCCACCATCGAGAGAGACTGTCTCAACCACAAACAACAGCTCCTCAGAGGTGAAGATGCATCTCTCAGCGTGATACATAAACTATAGATAGGTACTCAGTCATAGCACCTTTCAGAGGGGAGAAACCTGCCTTAACCACAAACAGAAGATGCATAGCTCTGTGTGAGATGCAAGTAGCACAGATGCACATTGTAGTaggatagatacactaccttacAAAGGTCAGAGTCACCACATAGAAGCACAGTCTACCCTAGCCGCTATCACCAGCATACTTAAAGGAAATACGGTAAACCttactgtttgtgtgtgagatGGAAACCGTAAACCCACAGTGACACAGTATATAACTGAAAACAGAAGTGCTACAGAGTTCAACCTAAGGCCCGTCAGGCCTTGACACTAGTTGAGCCATAAGGCACGGGGGGGGGTGGTATGTGGCCAATAttaagcacgacgcaacacggagtgcctggagacaacccttagccgtggtatattggccatataccataaaCCCTGagctgccttattgctattataaactggttaccaatgtaaaaatacatgttttgtcatacccgtcgTATACATAcccgtctgatataccacggctttcagccaatcagcattcagggttcgaaCCACCCGTCTGATAATACCTATTAATGCTGAGAACCTAACATGAACAGCAGCCTTCTAACCCTGCCTGGTCAGATTCCAGTCATCCTATACACATCAGCTTACAGAAATGTTCACAAGCTGTAGGCCTTGATGACTTGCTGATTGAATAGTATGAACCATGTTAGAAAGGGAAAGAAAATGGACGTCTGAAGCAAGTGTCTCACAAACGCATTCCAAGCTAACCAGTTAGTCAAATCTAGTGACATGGTTTTTTTTGGGTGCCAAGATTCGTCAACATCAAATACAAAGGAATACAGATGAAAGATCTGATTACAATGGTGGGGTATTgtatctggtaataatatgctgAACTTCTGTGTAATGCAGTGTTTCCTTGTACTGAGTTTGTGTCTTTGGTCCTTGCAGCACGGGAAGCAGCAATGTGGGAGCTGGAAGAGCGCCACCTACAGGAGAAACACCAGTTGTTTAAACAACAGCTGAAAGACCAGTACTTCATGCAGAGACACCAGCTGCTCAAGAGACATGAGAAGGTACAGTGAGGCTTCCAGATAGACAAACAACAGCTGATTCAGGATCAGATCTCATAAGCCTAGTCCTGAACAGAACCACTAGGAGCAAAATACCTGAACAGTTTGGGGAATAGAGTGAGGCATAATACTGAATGATGAGTCAAAACTAATAACATCTTAAATCAGATTGGAAATATGCCTGGGTATATCTGTTTCTGCATTCAACAATGATGCGTCATTGTTTTGCCAAATGCGGACTGCGTAACGTTGACAAGACAACTACATGGCTAACACTTTGGCAACCCTTCTAATATCTCAAATATCTAATTTCTATGGAAGCTAATGATGTGTTTCtgcccccctacctccctctccctcccctccctacataatctccctccctccccctctctgtctctctatccctccttccctccctccctccttccctatcttccttcctccctccctctttccttccctaTCTtcctccgtctgtccgtctgtctctgtcccctttccctctctccctctctccctttccctctctcccgctctctctccctttctctctccctccctctctctctgtaggagatGGAGCAGATGCAGCGCTACAACCAGCGTCTGATTGAGGAGATGAAGAACAGGCAGACACAGGAGAGGGCCCGCTTACCCAAGATCCAGCGCAGCGATGCCAAGACGCGCATGGCCATGTTCAAGAAGAGCCTCCGAATCACTGGGGGCCCCATCACACCCgagcaggagagggagaaggtCAAACAGGTGAGAGATAAAGGTCAAAGGACACATAACTGAGAGTGGAAACCTATATATTTAGATGTTATTTTCAaagtataatcaaatcaaattttattggacacatgcacatatttagcagatgttattgtgggtgtagcgaaatgcttgtgttcctagctccaacagagcagtagtatctaacaattcacaataatacacacaatctaaaagTGAAAGAATGgaattaggacgagcaatgttggcGTGGCATTGAATAAATACAGTAGCatagaatacagtgtatacatatgagatgagtgaagcagtatgcaaacattattaaagtgactagtgttccattattaaagtgaccagtgattctatgtacatagggcagcagcctctatgaTGCcgggttgagtaaccaggtggtagctggctagtgatagctatttaacagtctgatggccttgagacagaagctgtttttcagtctctcggtcccggctttgatgcacctgtactgacctcgtcttctgaacgatagcagggtgaacaggccgtgactccggtggttgatgtccttgatgatatttttggcctccctgtgacatcgggtgctgtaggtatcctggagggcaggcagtgtgcccccggtggtgcgttgggcagaccgcaccaccctggagagccttgcggttgcgggcggtgcagttgccgtaccaggtggtgatacagcccaacaggatgctctcaattgtttatctgtaaaagtttgtcagggtcttaggggccaagccaactttttttcagcctcctgaggttgaagaggcgctgttgtgccttcttcaccacactgtctgtgtgggtggaccattttagattgtcagtgatgtgtacgccgaggaacttgaagctttccaccttctccactgcggttctgtctgtggataggggcatgcttcctctgctgtttcctgaagtccacgatcagctcctttgttttgttgacgttgcgggagaggttattttcctggcaccactccaccagggtcctcacctcctccctgtaggctttctcgtcattgttggtaatcaggcctactactgttgtcatctgcaaacttgatgattgagttgaagacgtggtggccagatgtactgcgcaggcatactcctacctgactggatgcccactctagcacggcacttgcgaggggctggaatcgctcgcaccacatctatcaagacaactggagcactgggccagacactcttaaatagaacctggaccagctcaggtgaaacaccttcccactaacgagatggacaagccagcacaggtgtaacacattgactaacgaggtgacaccaatcagtgcgccctacgtgctaacgagctatacgtgctaaagtccaacctcaaaacataaatggaaaaaccaaagcctgtaacaccttcccccttaagacaacaaatatatcctaatTTTTGTTGGAcgagtttgctcaccaccaacagaaaacaacttccacttcacattataatcaactacaatgcttcaccttctacaatataaacatggtgtctactggctgtcaacaattaaaaacaagaaaacacacatttctaaataaaaaataaaaaaataataaaactcACTAGCCTCTAGAActccttcctaaaactcactagctacTAGATCTCAAACAAAACTGATCTACAATatggaaaaacgtgcagtcatgggtgaacagggagtacaggagggggctgagcacgccccTGTGttttttcctaccttcaccacctgggggcagcccgtcaggaagtccaggacccagttgcacagggcagggtttagacccagggccccaagcttaatgatgagcttggagggtactatggtgttgaaggctgagctatagtcaatgaacagcattcttacatagatattcctcttgtccagatgggatagggcagtgcgatggcaattgcatcgtctgtggatctattagggcggtaagaaaattgaagtgggtctaatgtgtcaggtaaggtagaggtaatatgaaccttgactagtctctcaaagcatttcatgatgacagaagtgagtcatttagtttagttatcttttctttcttgggtacagggacaatggtggacatcttgaagcaagtggggacagcagactgggatagggagagattgaatatgtccgtaaacactccagccagctggtctgcgcatgctctgaggacgcggctagggatgccgtcttagTCGGCAGCCTTGCgatggttaacacgcttaaatgttttactcacatcggccatgatgaacgagagcccacagtccttgggagcgggctgCGTCAGTGGCTCTGTGTTTTCCTCAAAGCAGGCGAAGaaagtgtttagcttgtccgggagcaagacgtcggtgtccgtgatgtggctggttttccctttgtaatccgtgattgcctgttgaccctgccacatacatctcatgtatgagctgttgaattgcaactccactttgtctctgtactgacgttttgcttgtttgattgccttatggagggaataactacactgtttctaTTTGACCATATTccaagtcaccttgccatggttaaatgcggtggttcgcgctttcagttttgcaccaATGCTGCCAGCTAATGAGGGATTATAGACATTGCGTTCAGTGGAGAAAGAAGTAAAGTCTCAGA includes the following:
- the LOC106586757 gene encoding STE20-like serine/threonine-protein kinase isoform X1, coding for MASFFNFRKIFKLGAEKKKKQYEHVHRDENPEEIWEIIGELGDGAFGKVYKAQNKQTGILAAAKVIDTKTEEELEDYMVEIDILASCDHHNIVKLLDAFYYDSKLWILIEFCAGGAVDAVMLELERPLTEPQIRVVCKQTLQALLYLHDNKVIHRDLKAGNILLSLNGDVKLADFGVSAKNTKTLQRRDSFIGTPYWMAPEVVMCETFKDRPYDYKADIWSLGVTLIEMAQIEPPNHEMNPMRVLLKIAKADPPTLMQPSRWSPEFSDFLRKCLDKNVDNRWNVAQLLQHPFLSTVTDSRPLRELIAEAKAEVYEEIEDHKEEEEEEDGETQRGHKRAPSDASVASSEDEKLPQSPSASILESLPEKAEPVITTPQIVEKIPEPSVVKPEENLVVDTSFVEEPAVPAEVEKMDETLGVPINGETTEASEKPVEVKEEEEKVPETTEVSPTEPSEIASSEPAEKPAEPQPEGTVSNAEVTIADKEMEQLAISNQDEKEVDTAEVQTNEITAEGSEAKEEQTEDKMEVEEEPANGKPSREAKVTVTTPEETKVDDKLTPSSSAVWKEEEGEKERVEYKPTVETGTPVKSKDEKERDSDSGSSSAADNGSIDMNLSISSFLTKTKEPGTLSIQDTKRQKKTLKKTRRFVVDGVEVSVTTSKIVTDNDTKNEEMRFLRRQELRELRLLQKEEQRAQQQLSNKLQQQKEQIFRRFEQETTSKKRHYDQEVENLERQQKQTIERLEQEHTNRLRDEAKRIKAEQDKELSKFQNMLKNRKKEFKQEMRLAPRHKRNAIVKREKKDIITTPREEGVVQGMIQSFQLSSCTLFNAPMQDEQEFLQKQQQELDCALKKIIQQHKHELATIERDCLNHKQQLLRAREAAMWELEERHLQEKHQLFKQQLKDQYFMQRHQLLKRHEKEMEQMQRYNQRLIEEMKNRQTQERARLPKIQRSDAKTRMAMFKKSLRITGGPITPEQEREKVKQFAAQEEKRQKNERLHQHQKHENQMRDLQLQCDANIRELQQLQNEKCHILIEHETQKLKELDEEHSQELKEWREKLRPRKKALEEEFARKLQEQEVFFKMSGESECLNPSAQSRISKFYPIPSVHSTGF
- the LOC106586757 gene encoding serine/threonine-protein kinase 10 isoform X2, producing the protein MASFFNFRKIFKLGAEKKKKQYEHVHRDENPEEIWEIIGELGDGAFGKVYKAQNKQTGILAAAKVIDTKTEEELEDYMVEIDILASCDHHNIVKLLDAFYYDSKLWILIEFCAGGAVDAVMLELERPLTEPQIRVVCKQTLQALLYLHDNKVIHRDLKAGNILLSLNGDVKLADFGVSAKNTKTLQRRDSFIGTPYWMAPEVVMCETFKDRPYDYKADIWSLGVTLIEMAQIEPPNHEMNPMRVLLKIAKADPPTLMQPSRWSPEFSDFLRKCLDKNVDNRWNVAQLLQHPFLSTVTDSRPLRELIAEAKAEVYEEIEDHKEEEEEEDGETQRGHKRAPSDASVASSEDEKLPQSPSASILESLPEKAEPVITTPQIVEKIPEPSVVKPEENLVVDTSFVEEPAVPAEVEKMDETLGVPINGETTEASEKPVEVKEEEEKVPETTEVSPTEPSEIASSEPAEKPAEPQPEGTVSNAEVTIADKEMEQLAISNQDEKEVDTAEVQTNEITAEGSEAKEEQTEDKMEVEEEPANGKPSREAKVTVTTPEETKVDDKLTPSSSAVWKEEEGEKERVEYKPTVETGTPVKSKDEKERDSDSGSSSAADNGSIDMNLSISSFLTKTKEPGTLSIQDTKRQKKTLKKTRRFVVDGVEVSVTTSKIVTDNDTKNEEMRFLRRQELRELRLLQKEEQRAQQQLSNKLQQQKEQIFRRFEQETTSKKRHYDQEVENLERQQKQTIERLEQEHTNRLRDEAKRIKAEQDKELSKFQNMLKNRKKEGVVQGMIQSFQLSSCTLFNAPMQDEQEFLQKQQQELDCALKKIIQQHKHELATIERDCLNHKQQLLRAREAAMWELEERHLQEKHQLFKQQLKDQYFMQRHQLLKRHEKEMEQMQRYNQRLIEEMKNRQTQERARLPKIQRSDAKTRMAMFKKSLRITGGPITPEQEREKVKQFAAQEEKRQKNERLHQHQKHENQMRDLQLQCDANIRELQQLQNEKCHILIEHETQKLKELDEEHSQELKEWREKLRPRKKALEEEFARKLQEQEVFFKMSGESECLNPSAQSRISKFYPIPSVHSTGF